Proteins from a single region of Rhodovibrio salinarum DSM 9154:
- a CDS encoding class I SAM-dependent methyltransferase translates to MADHSDDPVQLQYEQFPYPHRDPADEATRLVTGSPSHLAEIRHYLYAGQLDVTRGFRALIAGGGTGDAAIMLAQQLADAGGGEVVYLDMSTAARAIAEARAQARGLTNITFVTGSLTDVAALDLGRFDYIDCCGVLHHLEDPPAGMRALAQALRADVATVGGGMGVMVYAPYGRTGVYPMQQMLAQLAGDRPLTDQIATVRRLWDQLPASNWLRRNPFVGDHKRSDAELVDLLLHARDRSYTVPEFAELLSTGGLRPAAFLEPARYDPATYLNDPKLLQPLGTAGLVDRAAFAERLTGAMKKHIAYVVPADASDPVAQLDDGAVPMMPGSDPAALVGQLGGASPKLTITLDGQKRSFPLPRLTAPILRQADGTRAVGEIVDRLCNADRGLNPETARRQIGELYAVLNGLNLMLLSRSI, encoded by the coding sequence ATGGCCGACCACTCCGACGACCCCGTGCAGCTTCAATACGAGCAGTTCCCCTATCCCCACCGTGATCCCGCCGACGAAGCGACCCGGCTGGTCACTGGCTCGCCCAGCCATCTGGCAGAGATCCGACACTACCTCTACGCCGGCCAATTGGATGTCACACGCGGCTTCCGGGCGCTGATCGCGGGCGGCGGGACCGGCGACGCCGCGATCATGCTGGCCCAGCAGTTGGCCGATGCCGGCGGCGGGGAGGTCGTCTACCTCGACATGTCCACGGCCGCGCGGGCCATCGCGGAGGCGCGGGCGCAGGCACGCGGACTGACCAACATCACCTTCGTCACCGGCAGCCTGACGGACGTCGCGGCGCTCGATCTCGGTCGGTTCGACTACATCGACTGCTGCGGCGTGCTGCATCACCTGGAGGACCCGCCAGCGGGCATGCGGGCGCTGGCGCAGGCGTTGCGCGCCGACGTGGCGACGGTCGGCGGCGGGATGGGCGTGATGGTCTACGCGCCCTATGGGCGCACCGGCGTCTACCCGATGCAGCAGATGCTGGCGCAACTGGCCGGCGACCGTCCGCTCACCGACCAGATCGCGACCGTCCGACGGCTGTGGGACCAACTTCCGGCGAGCAACTGGCTGCGCCGCAACCCGTTCGTCGGGGATCACAAACGCAGCGACGCGGAGCTGGTCGACCTGCTGCTGCATGCCCGCGACCGCAGCTACACGGTGCCCGAGTTCGCCGAACTGCTAAGCACCGGCGGCCTGCGCCCGGCGGCGTTCCTGGAGCCGGCGCGCTACGATCCGGCGACCTACCTGAACGATCCCAAGTTGCTGCAGCCGCTAGGCACGGCTGGATTGGTCGACCGCGCAGCCTTCGCCGAGCGGCTGACGGGCGCGATGAAGAAGCACATCGCCTACGTCGTGCCGGCAGACGCCAGCGATCCCGTCGCCCAACTCGACGACGGCGCGGTCCCGATGATGCCGGGCAGCGATCCGGCCGCACTCGTCGGCCAACTGGGCGGCGCATCGCCGAAGCTGACGATCACGCTGGATGGACAGAAACGCAGTTTCCCGCTGCCGCGCCTGACCGCGCCAATCCTGCGCCAGGCCGATGGCACGCGGGCCGTGGGCGAGATCGTCGACAGGCTATGCAATGCCGACCGGGGCCTGAACCCGGAAACCGCCCGCCGGCAGATCGGCGAACTGTACGCGGTCCTGAACGGGTTGAACCTGATGCTTTTATCACGTTCCATCTAA
- a CDS encoding invasion associated locus B family protein — MNLHRLMTCLATAAAAVAVALPLFAAGPAQAQDIKSLGQFEDWRAFTFQEDGNKVCYMASQPQEEEGDYTQRGEVYAMVTHRPGQNTFNVVSFVIGYPFKEDSRVNVSIDGKGFTLFTHKDTAWAPDKETDRALVQAMRAGRTMIVKGVSTRGTETTDTYSLLGFTAAHNTVNKSCNAN; from the coding sequence ATGAACCTCCATCGGTTGATGACCTGTCTCGCGACCGCCGCTGCGGCGGTGGCCGTTGCCCTGCCGCTGTTCGCCGCCGGTCCCGCCCAGGCGCAGGACATCAAGAGCCTGGGCCAGTTCGAGGATTGGCGCGCCTTCACCTTCCAGGAGGACGGCAACAAGGTCTGCTATATGGCCAGTCAGCCGCAGGAAGAAGAAGGCGACTACACCCAGCGTGGCGAAGTCTACGCCATGGTGACGCACCGCCCGGGCCAGAATACCTTCAACGTGGTCAGCTTCGTGATCGGCTACCCCTTCAAGGAGGATAGCCGGGTCAACGTCTCGATCGACGGCAAAGGCTTCACCCTGTTCACGCACAAGGACACGGCGTGGGCGCCGGACAAGGAGACCGACCGGGCCCTGGTGCAGGCGATGCGTGCCGGACGCACGATGATCGTCAAGGGCGTGTCCACGCGCGGTACCGAGACGACGGACACCTACTCCCTGCTCGGCTTTACGGCCGCGCACAACACGGTCAACAAGTCCTGTAACGCCAACTGA
- the rlmN gene encoding 23S rRNA (adenine(2503)-C(2))-methyltransferase RlmN — translation MQAHNAAYQPPTEGPFQAGPRTPAARRRHLVEMDRDELAAFVQELGEPKFRAKQLYHWIHHRGATEFAQMTTLAKGLRARLPEVATLDRPMVKDKQVSYDGTIKWLLRLSDLQEVEAVFIPEADRGTLCISSQVGCTLTCRFCHTGTQRLVRNLSAGEMLGQIMLARDELEEWPTPKEGRRLTNIVLMGMGEPLYNYQSVAKMTRMAMDGDGLGFSRRRITLSTSGVVPMMQKCGEELGVNLAVSLHAVDDATRDYLVPLNKKYPLDQLMAACRAYPGLNNARRITFEYVMIDGVNDSPADARQLVRLLDGIPAKVNLIPFNPWPGTEFECSSPEAIERFSDILYEANLSAPVRTPRGQDIMAACGQLRSESQRQKKSVRDAAARTAASAPAAE, via the coding sequence ATGCAGGCGCACAATGCGGCCTATCAGCCGCCCACCGAAGGCCCGTTCCAGGCCGGTCCCCGCACGCCGGCGGCGCGACGCCGGCACCTCGTCGAGATGGATCGCGACGAGCTGGCGGCGTTTGTCCAAGAACTGGGCGAGCCGAAGTTCCGCGCTAAGCAGCTCTACCACTGGATCCACCACCGCGGGGCGACCGAGTTTGCCCAGATGACCACCCTGGCGAAGGGTCTGCGCGCGCGGCTGCCGGAGGTGGCGACGCTGGACCGGCCAATGGTCAAGGACAAGCAGGTCAGCTACGACGGCACGATCAAGTGGCTGCTGCGCCTGTCCGATCTGCAAGAGGTCGAGGCGGTCTTCATCCCCGAGGCGGATCGCGGCACGCTGTGCATCTCCTCCCAGGTCGGCTGTACGTTGACCTGCCGTTTCTGCCATACCGGCACCCAGCGGTTGGTGCGCAACCTCTCCGCTGGCGAGATGCTGGGTCAGATCATGCTGGCCCGCGACGAGTTGGAGGAGTGGCCGACGCCCAAGGAGGGTCGGCGCCTGACCAACATCGTGCTGATGGGCATGGGCGAACCGCTGTACAATTATCAGTCGGTCGCCAAAATGACCCGCATGGCGATGGATGGCGACGGCCTGGGCTTTTCGCGCCGGCGGATCACGCTGTCGACCAGCGGCGTGGTGCCGATGATGCAGAAATGCGGCGAGGAGTTGGGGGTGAACCTGGCGGTCTCGCTGCACGCGGTCGACGATGCCACGCGCGATTACCTGGTGCCGCTCAACAAGAAGTACCCGCTCGACCAGCTGATGGCGGCGTGCCGGGCCTATCCCGGGCTGAACAACGCCCGCCGGATCACCTTCGAGTACGTCATGATCGATGGCGTCAACGACAGCCCGGCGGACGCGCGCCAACTGGTCCGGCTGCTCGACGGCATCCCGGCCAAGGTCAACCTGATCCCGTTCAATCCCTGGCCGGGTACGGAGTTCGAGTGCTCCAGTCCGGAGGCGATCGAACGCTTCTCCGACATCCTGTACGAGGCGAACCTGTCCGCTCCCGTGCGCACCCCGCGCGGTCAGGACATCATGGCTGCCTGCGGCCAGCTGCGCTCGGAAAGCCAGCGGCAGAAGAAGTCGGTCCGCGACGCCGCGGCGCGGACCGCCGCATCCGCCCCGGCGGCTGAGTAG
- a CDS encoding histidine triad nucleotide-binding protein: MAGYDDNNVFAKILRGEIPCDKVYEDDHVLAFNDINPQTPTHVLVIPKGQYVSSDDFFSEASDAEIAALFRAAGKIARDKGLPQDGYRILANCGRDAHQEVPHFHLHIFAGCDLGVMIRPNR; encoded by the coding sequence ATGGCCGGCTACGACGACAACAACGTGTTCGCCAAAATCCTGCGCGGCGAGATTCCCTGCGACAAGGTCTACGAGGACGACCACGTTCTGGCCTTCAACGACATCAACCCGCAGACGCCGACCCACGTGCTGGTGATCCCGAAGGGGCAGTACGTCTCCAGCGACGACTTTTTCAGTGAGGCCAGCGACGCGGAGATCGCCGCACTGTTCCGCGCGGCCGGCAAGATCGCCCGCGACAAGGGCCTGCCCCAGGACGGTTACCGCATCCTCGCCAACTGCGGGCGCGACGCCCACCAGGAAGTGCCGCACTTCCACCTGCACATCTTCGCTGGCTGCGACCTAGGCGTGATGATCCGGCCGAACCGCTAG
- a CDS encoding RNA methyltransferase, which produces MRGYFGIGVEGISKPMNLGNLMRSAHAFGASFFFTVNAAFNAREVAQSDTSASTEHVPLYVFDQPDALLLPRGCRLIGIEFTEESVELPSFKHPSMAAYVLGRERGSLSPEMQERCDAVVKIPTKFCVNVGTAGAIVMYDRVISLGRYARRPVSLRGMPEQMAQSGGHAPPIGQRGSADHAPGDNDDSTRPAQPAHASSDPGGAGSRPGGAGGYQG; this is translated from the coding sequence ATGCGAGGGTATTTCGGGATCGGCGTCGAAGGGATCAGCAAGCCCATGAACCTGGGCAACCTGATGCGTTCCGCGCACGCCTTCGGCGCGTCGTTCTTTTTCACCGTCAACGCCGCCTTCAACGCCCGCGAGGTCGCGCAGTCCGACACTTCGGCGTCGACCGAGCACGTGCCGCTGTACGTGTTCGATCAGCCGGATGCGCTGCTGCTGCCGCGCGGCTGCCGGCTGATCGGGATTGAGTTCACGGAGGAGTCGGTCGAGCTGCCGAGCTTCAAGCATCCGTCGATGGCCGCTTACGTCCTGGGACGCGAGCGTGGCAGCCTGAGCCCGGAGATGCAGGAACGGTGTGATGCCGTGGTCAAGATTCCGACAAAGTTCTGCGTGAACGTCGGGACCGCGGGGGCGATCGTGATGTACGACCGGGTGATCTCGCTGGGGCGCTATGCGCGCCGGCCGGTCAGCCTGCGCGGGATGCCCGAGCAGATGGCCCAGTCCGGTGGCCACGCACCGCCGATCGGCCAGCGCGGGTCTGCCGATCACGCGCCTGGCGACAACGACGACTCGACACGCCCCGCCCAACCGGCGCACGCTTCGAGCGATCCCGGCGGGGCGGGATCACGGCCCGGCGGGGCCGGGGGCTATCAGGGATGA
- a CDS encoding asparaginase has protein sequence MYGAALPELGLGLALKIDDGAGRAAEVALLRLLQRLQLLDGPAGEALADYAQPVITARDGRPVGQIRPVAEFPGIS, from the coding sequence GTGTACGGTGCAGCGCTGCCGGAACTGGGCCTCGGCCTGGCGCTCAAGATCGACGACGGCGCCGGCCGCGCGGCAGAGGTCGCGCTGCTACGCCTGCTCCAGCGACTGCAGCTGCTCGACGGGCCGGCGGGGGAAGCGCTGGCCGACTACGCCCAGCCGGTCATCACCGCCCGCGATGGCCGCCCGGTCGGCCAGATCCGACCGGTCGCCGAATTTCCCGGGATTAGCTAA
- a CDS encoding phosphoribosyl-ATP diphosphatase, whose protein sequence is MTERANTHVLDELYQVVQSRQGADPEGSYTAKLLNAGPDKISKKLGEEAVETVIEGVRGDNDALANESADLLYHLLVLWTARGLDPDRVWQALEARLGTSGIAEKMARKKQA, encoded by the coding sequence ATGACCGAACGCGCCAACACCCACGTCCTGGACGAGCTCTACCAGGTGGTCCAGAGCCGTCAGGGTGCGGACCCGGAGGGGTCCTATACGGCCAAGCTGCTCAACGCCGGGCCGGACAAGATCTCCAAGAAGCTTGGCGAGGAGGCGGTCGAGACGGTGATCGAGGGCGTGCGCGGCGACAATGACGCGCTCGCCAACGAAAGTGCCGACCTGCTGTACCACCTGCTGGTGCTCTGGACCGCGCGTGGCCTCGACCCCGACCGGGTCTGGCAGGCGTTGGAGGCGCGCCTCGGCACCAGCGGTATCGCCGAAAAGATGGCGCGCAAGAAGCAGGCGTAG
- the hisF gene encoding imidazole glycerol phosphate synthase subunit HisF, translated as MLKARIIPCLDVKDGRVVKGVNFVGLRDAGDPVEQAKIYDAAGADELTFLDITASHEDRGILLDAVRRTAEACFMPLTVGGGVRTLDDIRQLLLAGADKVSINTAAVKTPEFVREAAEKFGDQCIVVALDAKATDNPEIASGFEIFTHGGRNATGLDAVAWAKKMEDLGAGELLLTSMDRDGTRVGYDIPLTRAIVDAVGIPVIASGGVGSLDHLVQGIREGGASAVLAASIFHFGEHTIAEAKQALLDAGLPARPPHVF; from the coding sequence ATGCTGAAGGCCCGCATCATCCCCTGCCTGGACGTGAAGGACGGCCGCGTGGTCAAGGGCGTGAACTTCGTCGGTCTGCGTGACGCCGGCGATCCGGTCGAGCAGGCCAAGATTTACGATGCCGCTGGCGCGGACGAGCTAACCTTCCTGGACATCACCGCCAGCCACGAGGATCGCGGCATTCTGCTGGATGCCGTCCGACGCACGGCGGAGGCCTGCTTCATGCCGCTCACCGTCGGGGGTGGCGTGCGTACGTTGGATGACATCCGCCAACTGCTGCTGGCCGGCGCGGATAAGGTGTCGATCAACACCGCCGCGGTGAAGACGCCGGAGTTCGTGCGCGAGGCGGCGGAGAAGTTCGGCGACCAGTGCATCGTGGTCGCGCTCGACGCCAAGGCGACCGACAATCCGGAGATCGCAAGCGGTTTCGAGATCTTCACCCACGGCGGGCGCAACGCAACCGGCCTGGATGCGGTGGCGTGGGCTAAGAAGATGGAGGATCTGGGTGCGGGCGAACTGCTGCTGACCTCGATGGACCGCGACGGGACGCGGGTGGGCTACGACATTCCCCTGACCCGCGCGATCGTGGATGCGGTCGGCATCCCGGTGATCGCCTCGGGCGGCGTCGGCAGCCTCGACCACCTGGTGCAGGGCATCCGGGAAGGCGGCGCCTCGGCCGTTCTGGCAGCCTCGATCTTCCACTTTGGCGAGCATACCATTGCGGAAGCGAAACAGGCACTGCTGGACGCTGGCCTGCCCGCGCGTCCGCCGCACGTCTTCTAG
- a CDS encoding argininosuccinate synthase — MSDVKKVVLAYSGGLDTSVILKWLQETYGCEVVTFTADLGQGEELEPARRKAEMLGIKPENIYVDDLREEFVRDFVFPMFRANAVYEGEYLLGTSIARPLIAKRQIEIARETGADAVCHGATGKGNDQVRFELGYYALEPGIKVIAPWREWDLNSRTKLLDFAEKHQIPIAKDNRGEAPFSVDANLLHISAEGKVLEDPWETAPEYVHTRTTAPEDAPDQPTRVTIDFERGDPVAIDGQKLSPADLLAKLNQLAGDNGIGRLDIVENRFVGMKSRGVYETPGGTILLAAHRAMESITLDREAAHLKDELMPRYAKLIYNGFWWAPEREMLQALIDKSQEHVTGQVRLKLYKGNVIVEGRRSPESLYSQEHVTFEEDTVYDQRDAEGFIKLNALRLRLSGRQK; from the coding sequence ATGAGCGACGTGAAGAAGGTCGTGCTGGCCTATTCCGGCGGCCTGGATACCTCGGTGATCCTGAAGTGGCTGCAGGAGACCTATGGCTGCGAGGTGGTGACCTTCACCGCCGACCTGGGCCAGGGCGAGGAGCTGGAGCCCGCGCGCCGGAAGGCGGAGATGCTCGGCATCAAGCCCGAGAACATCTACGTCGACGATCTGCGCGAGGAGTTCGTGCGCGACTTCGTCTTCCCGATGTTCCGCGCCAACGCCGTCTACGAAGGCGAGTACTTGCTCGGCACCTCGATCGCCCGGCCGCTGATCGCCAAGCGCCAGATCGAGATCGCGCGGGAGACCGGGGCGGACGCCGTCTGTCACGGCGCGACCGGCAAGGGCAACGATCAGGTCCGCTTCGAGCTCGGCTACTACGCGCTCGAGCCCGGCATCAAGGTGATCGCCCCCTGGCGCGAGTGGGACCTGAACTCCCGCACCAAGCTGCTCGACTTCGCCGAGAAGCACCAGATCCCGATCGCCAAGGACAACCGCGGCGAGGCCCCCTTCTCGGTCGACGCCAACCTTCTGCACATCTCCGCCGAGGGCAAGGTGCTGGAGGACCCGTGGGAGACCGCGCCGGAATACGTGCACACCCGCACGACCGCCCCGGAAGACGCGCCCGACCAGCCGACCCGCGTCACCATCGACTTCGAGCGCGGTGACCCGGTCGCGATCGATGGGCAGAAGCTGTCGCCGGCCGATCTGCTGGCGAAGCTGAACCAGCTGGCCGGGGACAATGGCATCGGTCGGCTGGATATCGTGGAGAACCGCTTCGTCGGCATGAAGTCGCGCGGTGTCTACGAGACGCCGGGCGGCACGATCCTGCTGGCGGCCCACCGGGCGATGGAATCGATCACGCTCGACCGCGAGGCCGCGCACCTCAAGGACGAGCTGATGCCGCGCTACGCCAAGCTGATCTACAATGGTTTCTGGTGGGCGCCGGAGCGCGAAATGCTGCAGGCCCTGATCGATAAGAGCCAGGAACACGTCACCGGTCAGGTCCGGCTCAAGCTCTACAAAGGCAACGTCATCGTCGAGGGTCGCCGGTCGCCGGAGTCGCTGTACAGCCAAGAGCACGTGACCTTCGAGGAGGACACGGTCTACGACCAGCGTGACGCCGAGGGCTTCATCAAGCTGAACGCCTTGCGCCTGCGTCTTTCGGGCCGGCAGAAGTAA
- a CDS encoding NADPH:quinone oxidoreductase family protein, whose protein sequence is MRRIACHEHGQLDRLTLETDAPVPEPGANEVAIDVAAAGLNYADTLMVAGSYQATPELPFAPGLEVAGTVRALGQGVTGLAVGQRVLAILDSGGFTEVAIAQATDVFPIPDTMDMATAAGFPIAYGTAHGALVWRAQLKRGETLLVHGAAGGAGLAAVEVGKALGAQVIATAGGPEKTAIAAEHGADATIDYRSQDIRATVKELTDGQGADVVFDPVGGEVFEASMRCIAWCGRIVVIGFASGTVPQPKANHLLVKNVSVMGFYWGSYRTRAPELMRRQFEDLFAWAGSGSLHPLISRSYPLAEAGQALSDLKARKATGKLVLQVGES, encoded by the coding sequence ATGCGCCGGATCGCGTGCCACGAACACGGGCAGCTCGACCGCCTGACGCTCGAGACCGACGCCCCGGTGCCCGAGCCGGGAGCGAACGAGGTGGCAATCGACGTCGCCGCCGCGGGCTTGAACTATGCCGACACGCTGATGGTCGCCGGCAGCTACCAGGCCACGCCGGAGCTGCCGTTCGCGCCGGGCCTGGAGGTGGCTGGCACCGTACGCGCGCTCGGCCAAGGGGTCACGGGGCTTGCGGTCGGGCAGCGGGTGCTCGCGATCCTGGATTCCGGCGGCTTCACCGAGGTGGCGATTGCGCAGGCAACCGACGTCTTCCCGATCCCCGACACGATGGACATGGCGACCGCCGCCGGCTTTCCGATCGCTTACGGTACCGCCCACGGGGCGCTGGTCTGGCGCGCGCAGCTCAAGCGCGGGGAGACGCTGCTGGTGCACGGGGCGGCCGGGGGCGCCGGCCTGGCGGCGGTCGAGGTCGGCAAGGCGCTGGGCGCGCAGGTGATCGCGACCGCCGGCGGACCGGAGAAAACGGCGATCGCCGCCGAGCACGGCGCGGACGCCACGATCGACTACCGCAGCCAGGACATCCGCGCGACGGTCAAGGAGCTGACGGACGGGCAGGGGGCCGACGTCGTGTTCGACCCGGTCGGCGGCGAGGTGTTCGAGGCCTCGATGCGCTGCATCGCCTGGTGCGGGCGGATCGTGGTGATTGGATTCGCCAGCGGAACGGTGCCGCAGCCCAAGGCCAACCACCTGCTGGTCAAAAACGTCAGCGTCATGGGCTTCTACTGGGGCAGCTACCGCACCCGCGCACCCGAACTGATGCGCCGACAGTTCGAGGACCTGTTCGCCTGGGCCGGCTCGGGGTCTCTGCACCCGCTGATCTCGCGGAGCTACCCGCTGGCGGAGGCGGGGCAGGCGCTAAGCGACCTCAAGGCCCGCAAGGCGACCGGCAAGCTGGTGCTGCAGGTCGGCGAAAGCTGA
- a CDS encoding pyridoxal phosphate-dependent aminotransferase has translation MSSESALPQPPLPLRPEVAELEPSKIIALWQQGFGRDDLIPLWVGEGDLTTPQVICDAAARALRDGHTFYTHKRGWPELLDALDAYHGRLHGVRPGHDRLSLTSAGMNGIQLILQAILRAGDEMIALTPVWPNALSAAQIHGGVIRDVPLAKRADGGFTLDIEALQAAIGPKTRAIFMASPSNPTGWTAREDDLRAVIDLCRKHGVWLIADEVYHRFVYDRPQPASAPSVLPLIDPEDPVIVVNSFSKTWAMTGWRLAWLVHPPSLAPVFDSLIEFNTSGAPAFLQAGALTALRDGEDFANEMIQRCAAGRELVVQRLGAMRRVMLARPEGAFYAFFKVEGVTDSLAYAQEVLERTGVGLAPGSAFGAAGEGHLRLCFASSTDRLSAAMDRLASLLDD, from the coding sequence ATGTCGAGCGAGTCCGCCCTGCCCCAGCCGCCCCTGCCGCTGCGTCCGGAAGTAGCCGAGCTGGAGCCGTCGAAGATCATTGCCTTGTGGCAGCAGGGCTTTGGGCGCGATGACCTGATCCCGCTGTGGGTTGGCGAGGGCGACCTGACCACCCCGCAGGTCATCTGCGACGCCGCCGCGAGGGCGCTGCGCGATGGCCACACCTTCTATACCCACAAGCGCGGTTGGCCGGAGCTGCTGGACGCGCTCGACGCCTATCACGGCCGATTGCACGGCGTGCGGCCCGGGCATGACCGCCTGTCGCTCACCAGTGCCGGCATGAACGGCATCCAGCTGATCCTGCAGGCGATCCTGCGCGCGGGCGACGAGATGATCGCCCTGACCCCGGTCTGGCCGAACGCGTTGTCGGCGGCCCAGATCCACGGCGGGGTGATCCGCGACGTGCCGCTCGCCAAGCGCGCGGATGGCGGCTTCACGCTCGATATCGAGGCCCTGCAGGCGGCGATCGGGCCGAAGACGCGCGCGATCTTCATGGCGAGCCCATCCAACCCGACCGGCTGGACCGCCCGGGAAGACGATCTGCGTGCGGTGATCGACCTGTGCCGCAAGCACGGCGTCTGGCTGATCGCCGACGAGGTCTATCACCGCTTCGTCTACGACCGGCCGCAGCCGGCGAGCGCGCCCAGCGTGCTGCCGCTGATCGATCCCGAAGACCCGGTGATCGTGGTCAATTCCTTCTCCAAGACCTGGGCGATGACGGGCTGGCGGCTGGCCTGGCTGGTGCATCCCCCATCGCTCGCGCCCGTGTTCGATTCGCTGATCGAGTTCAACACGTCCGGCGCGCCGGCGTTCCTGCAGGCCGGTGCGCTCACCGCACTCCGCGACGGGGAAGATTTCGCGAACGAAATGATCCAGCGCTGTGCCGCGGGACGCGAACTCGTCGTGCAGCGCCTCGGTGCGATGCGCCGGGTGATGTTGGCGCGGCCCGAAGGCGCGTTCTACGCCTTCTTCAAGGTGGAAGGCGTCACCGACAGCCTGGCCTACGCGCAGGAGGTGCTGGAGCGCACCGGTGTCGGCCTTGCCCCCGGCAGCGCGTTCGGGGCGGCGGGCGAAGGGCATCTGCGCCTGTGCTTCGCCTCCTCGACCGACCGTCTTTCGGCCGCGATGGACCGCTTGGCGTCGCTTTTGGACGATTAG